The genomic stretch tttaccttggctcaaaaacggttgaaaaacacAGCTCTACTTTacggcagtatatatatattttgaaaatataggcattttaatacatatatatattttttttagaacaagcGGTTGCCTATCCCATCAGGCAcaggacattgatacaacattgaccatacatgcatgtcctttaaaactgactttgaaacaatgttgcaaacatagttgtatttgtaaattgagacaatgttgatgtccaacgttgtaggttgggaaattacccaatttcaaaggtcaaatcaacgtcacaacctgacattgaaagaACGTTCTCAAAAGCATGcatcgtttcaacgttgtatttgggttgtggAAATGGAAAATTggatgggaaatgaccaaaattcaatggtcaaatcaacgtcggaacccaacattgattaaacgtcgtcaaaaagcatgttgttctaacattatgtttgagttgctcaacgtcaggacctaaatcAACACCTTCTCAAcgctgttttaatgtcttgtggccGCTGGGATGTCACACTAATATACGtacagtatatccatccattcatccagccATTTTTCAAACCTATAATATATATAAGGATTGTATATATTAAGGATGTATTTTACCTaaggaaatgttttatttaaaggaAATATTTTACACACACAGATAATGTGCGTAATCACTGTTCCAGAATAAACATAAATCACCTTTAACCAAATATTAAGttgtatataaatctaatccattgttattattattacttaggtTCCCACAAATGTAatgtaatagaatagaatagaattaagaatacatattatatatgatattaaaaataatatatgatataATATGAGATACAATGATATAATATGATAAAATATAATATGGCATAATATGATAACTGCTAATCAAGTCAGATAGGAAATATTTGTGATATCAATAATACATTTGctgaaacacaaacacacacgtgcgcacacacacacacgagtttgTGGTAACAACCATTTAACAATTATTTATAGAAAATAAAGAGACTCTTATGGACAATGTTAtggataaaaaaaactgttttcattTTTAGTGTGTTGTTTTTTGATGTGGGGACACTTTCTACAAagggtcaaatgggacagaaataaatacatcttaaaaTAATTACCTAAATGTGTCATTGATcaatacaattttaaataaataattgtgtattTAAATGTGTCGTGAAATAACTTATTGTAAATTATATTCACCACCTaactatttaattaattattttacaatTTAGTTAATTGGTAAATGTATCAAACTAACATTTCATATATTTGGACAATTTAAATGTTTCACAGTTAAACTCTTTCACAAATCATTTATTTCCTGAACCTGTGCGGCAGCTTCATGAATTTAATTCATCTGTCAAACTCAGCAAAGTCAGGAAATCCTAACTAACTATTGAAATTAAACCTAACTAAACTTAACTATTGAAATTAAATAAATGTGTCATTGATTTACTCTTGACCAGACATTTGCAGACTGCTATGCACTCTGTATGTTGTCTGACACTTTTGTACCAAATaaaccaaattaaaaaaaattaaattggtaTAACTTTATTTCAGACATTCCATAGTTAGAAAGTTTTCCACCACAGAGCCGAATATAAAGCCAGATATAACAGAACATGTTTGAAAGCACTGCCTTAGGGGCATGTCTATGGATATTCTCATCCATCCAGctcattgtaatctcaaggcattcaactggactgtttggtttgtcttagaagacgttttgcctctcatccgagtaggatTCATAAATTCATGCTCAAAGACAAGTTGGTCAAATTTAGTCAAGTGGCTGGTGCCattacctcagtaggcttcatcagttcatgctcatagacttacatcggtcagatctagtctagcggctggtgtcaAAATCCCaagtatttatactccaaaaccaggcgGGTGTGCCTGGGTgaagatggtttcgccctatcgtagtgagaaacgagcaatcctaacttTCAAAGCCAAcggcagtcgttgaagtgtaattccccctcgttagcattgaggtattgtgtggcagaatgatctctgtggatcgactactaccagtccaaaatagtcggaatcacccacgttagcattccattcagttgtaaacaaatggcacaaaggagcatctgtgaccagaatgtttctaactcttgttatttgttggaggctaaattgaaGAGTCTCTTagaaatggttgaaaggacagtgttgtatgtgagagaaaggtggtgtcgcagaccacctcctctgttcagggataaaccgttttttcaaccttgacataaatggcttccctcactcctctttcgtaccatccgtcctccaTGTCCAGaatttgtacatttttgttctcgaAGAAGTGTTGTTTCTCccagaggtgcaggtagacagctgagtcttggcctgaagagtttgcccgtctatgctgtgtcatgcgtcggcttagtggttgttttgtttccccaatatatgaatcagtgcattgaTCATCACACTGCATAGCATACACCAGTTTGTTTTTGTAGGTGTGgagtgtccggtctttaggatacACTagtctgtctcagggtgttgcctggtttgaagtgtactgggatgttgtgttggttaaaaagtATTCGGAGTTTCTCAGGTAGACCTGATACATGTGGAATGGCAACATTTTTTGCATCTGTCACCTTTTTTCCACTCTGTttttgttatttctggaactggatgcacttttcagAAATGACCAGCTGGTATAACCAcagggcttccctcaaatgcctgtgctctttctctttggcctgtgAGCTGGAAGGAACATTATCAGTTCAAAACTGGGTTCTGATAACGCCCAGTTTGggttccagtgggtggtgtgagtcaaaaagtaggtattgaatggtatgtgtgggttttcggtaAAACCCGACATGGAGGCCCCTGTTTTCTCCAAAgtggacatcacagtccaaaaaaggcaacttactgtctttgacatcctcacatgtgaacttgatgtttttgtccactgaGTTATTGTGCTCAGTTAAGGCTTGCACCTCTTGGTTTCTGATTTTCACCCATGTGTCATCCACATATCTGTACCAATGACTTGGTGCTGTTCCCTTAAAAGAGCTCAGAGCTCTCTTTTCCATGTCCTCCATGTAAAGGTTTGCTACTCTTGGTCCCATGGCACAACCATGTTTTTGTCGGTAAAACGTTCCCATGAATTGAAAGTATGCAGTGTTCAGGCAAAGTTCCAGCAAAAGGCAAATCTGTTCTAGGTTTAGTGTGGATCTATCCTGTAAGGTGTGATCACCTGGTAGAAGTTGCCTCACGGTCTCTACTGCATCCTGGGTTGGAGTACAGGTGAACAGGGAGGTGACGTCGAATAAAATCATAGTTTCTTTTTTGTCCAGTTTTAGATCTCTGATCTTCGCTACAAAGTAAATTGAGTTTTGGACATGATGTGGAGTTTTGCCAACCAAAGGTGCTAAGATGTTGGCCACATACTTCTTTAATCCTCTTGGCCCCCTTGGGAGCATAGGGCGATGGTCTTCGCTTCTTGCCAGGAGATCCCAATCTTGGTCAGTTCATCAAGAGTGGACCGCCTCCAGTTGAGTTTTGGTCTCCCTGGCTTCCTCTTGCCTTGAGGGTTATAGTCCAGGGCTTGTCTTGCTAGGTTTCTCGGATCCTTCCTAAGTGTATGGCCGATCCATCCCCACTTTCTGCTTTTGATTTCATTTTGAATATGCTCTTGGTTCATGCgtctccacaggtctacattGGATATCTTGGGCCACCAAATCCTCAGTACGTACCTGAGACAGTTGTTAATAAACACCTGTAGTTTATGGATGATTGATTTGGTGGTTTTCCAGGTTTCACAGCCATAAAGAAAGACAGATTTTACATTTATATTGAAGATTCTGATTTTGGTGTTTCTGGAGAGCTGGGAAGAGAGCCATACAGGTCGGAGAGTTCCAAAGGCATGTCTTGCTTTGCTGATGCGCAGCTCGAGATCTTTATCAGCTCCTCCATCTGTGCTGATGTTGCTTCCCAGGTAGACAAAGTCGACCACATCTTCCAGGGGGTGCTCCTCGATTGTGATAGGTTGATAGGATTTGGTGTTGAGCCTCATGACCTTGGTCTTCCCAGTGTTCATCCTGAGGCCTATCTGTTTACTGTGTTCATGCAATCTGGTGGTCTTgccttgaatgtgtgtgtgtgtgttcctgggaTCAGAGCCAGGTTGTCAGCAAAATCAAGGTCTTCtagttgttcaaaagggttccacTGTAATCCTGTCCTCTGGCCATCCACTGAAATTTTCATTGTCCAGTCGATGGAGATGGCCACATACTTAGCAATTATGTATGTCACAGAGTTGATTCTGCTGACAATGGGTCTGAGGAGAGCCCCTTCTTTGTGTATTTTTGGACGGCCATAAATGCCAGGGATGGTTTCTTGTGGGTATAATCGGTAATACAATGTTTGATGGCTTCTGACTTTTGTAGAGTTTATAAGTACTCAATGATTCTCCTCTTGTACCCCCTTGTTGGGTCCAGAGTCTTTGAGAAGTGTAAGAAACTGGCTTTGGTAGTCAGTTGTGTTGAGAATTACGGTGCATCTCTCCTCATCAGCTGACAGGATTGGGATCCTTGCTTGGAGATGTTACTGCTCTACTCTTCTCATAGGAGAGGATTgggagtctatgagcatgaaccgaTGAAGCCTACTCGAATGAAAGGCAaaaagtcttctaagacaaaccaaacagtccagttgcgatcgattgaatgccctgaggtcTCATTAGAGTAAATGAAGTTAAAGTCTAAGTTTCCCCCAGAAATAACTCACAACCTAAAGTGGGTTTCAGCTTTTTCCAAAGTATGTTGCAGGTCGGGAAAGAATCAAAGtccatataaaaaaaacttgaggCACATAGACTCCAATAGCTTTTATTCTACGGACGAACTGATTTTCTGAAAATTGAATTTACACTGTGTGCATGTACAAAACTATGATACAACATTGTcacaacacaaatgcaatttcatgtttacttctgtaatcCAAAAGGAAGGTAAGGAAAACACCAGCCATGTTGTTCAAATCCAAATTTGTGTAACTGCTGTTCTAATTCACGGGGGAGTCTGGTATCATACACACAGCAGATCATCACTTTTTAGCggacttcttttttttgtttttcctccTCTGTGTTTCATTATGTGTTGAGTCAACTTTGGTCTGCCCAAAAAGCTTTCACCGCAAACTGAGCATCTAAAGCGTTTCTCTCCacagtgtgttctcatgtgttcggtCAAATGTTGCTTTCGAGTAAAGCTTctaccgcaaactgaacaattaaatagtTTTtcgcctgtgtgtgttctcatgtgatcAGACAAATTGGTCTTTTGAGAAAAGCTTCTACCGCAGACGGAACAAATgaatggtttttctcccgtgtgtgttctcatgtgtacaatCAAACTGCCCTTTTGAGAAAAACTttggccacaaactgaacaattgaacggtttttctcctgtgtgcgttctcatgtgttcagtcaattgcctgttttgaaaaaaactatgaccacaaactgaacaactaaatgttttttctccagtgtgtgttttcatgtgttgagtcaaattgcacTTTAGAGAAAAGCCTTTACCACAAACTgtacaaatacatgttttttctcctgtgtgtgttctcatgtgtggggccaaactgctctttttagtaaagcttttaccacaaactgagcagttaaatggtttttctcctgtgtgtgttctcatgtgttcagtcaaattgctctttttattaaatattttagcACAAATTGAGCAGCTCAAAGTCATTTTACCTTTCTtatttgtagagcattcagagtgtttgttgtcagtgtgagtccccATATCACCTTCAcggtctgtatcgctgctcaaagttacttcaaccccgtcttcagcctcactatctgatagtggagctaagagcgtGTCTCgctgtggtttctcttcatcatcttcagtcttcacagagacaacagtcagtggcaacttggtgagatcagcttcCTCCCGTccaagaagacactctccctcctgagtgatccagagttcctcctcttcctttttaatgtggggtggctgtggagtctcctgcttcaaagtggacctCCTCCCTGGCGACTGAGGGGGAGGTTCTTCTGGATGatcaatcagctgctggacgtctgtagGACACAAATAAACTTTAGCTCAGACAAGATCTAAGAGATGTTTCTCCTTGAACATGCTACctactttcttctatgtactgtatgtgtgtgtagtgttacaTGGTCATTCTTTTAGTGCCTTGCCAAAATGATGGATCAATATTTACATGACTTGGCTTAGACTAGGACAAGTGGAGCTAGAATCACAGAAAAATAGAAAACACTCCTTCAGATACTACAAACCAAACCTAACATTTTAGGAGAGATGTACACTAAACCTTGTGAAAGTTTAACAGTCGTGTGTGTGACATCTCATGATTAGTTAGTTGAGTATTTGACGCTGCTGAACAAAATATCACAGCAATGAAACAAATAGGTAATAAATAACTGACTTATGGTTGGGTTGTAACCACTACATGTAAAATTAGAATTATTTtctataaaatgtattaatatcTTTGGGTGACTGAAGTGGTTTAataggatttacattatttcttacaggGAAacagtttcttttttttctatataTACATTGTGGTTTTCAAAAATATCTTTAACACCGATTTAT from Entelurus aequoreus isolate RoL-2023_Sb linkage group LG17, RoL_Eaeq_v1.1, whole genome shotgun sequence encodes the following:
- the LOC133632527 gene encoding zinc finger protein OZF-like, yielding MDDYCYAKMATSAKREHERESTSSKKTETADKDVQQLIDHPEEPPPQSPGRRSTLKQETPQPPHIKKEEEELWITQEGECLLGREEADLTKLPLTVVSVKTEDDEEKPQRDTLLAPLSDSEAEDGVEVTLSSDTDREGDMGTHTDNKHSECSTNKKGKMTLSCSICAKIFNKKSNLTEHMRTHTGEKPFNCSVCGKSFTKKSSLAPHMRTHTGEKTCICTVCGKGFSLKCNLTQHMKTHTGEKTFSCSVCGHSFFQNRQLTEHMRTHTGEKPFNCSVCGQSFSQKGSLIVHMRTHTGEKPFICSVCGRSFSQKTNLSDHMRTHTGEKLFNCSVCGRSFTRKQHLTEHMRTHCGEKRFRCSVCGESFLGRPKLTQHIMKHRGGKTKKRSPLKSDDLLCV